TAGTGAACACCTGGCATTACGGCAAGAATAGCGGCGATACGCCGGTCGAAATCATCGTCTTTTATGCCGGTACTGAAGGCGCGCCGGTGACGCATCTCAAACACTGATGGGAGCCCCTACTAAAACTCATGAAAGTGACAGCCATGAACAACCCCGATTATCAGGCCATGCTGCAGGTGGCGATTGAAGAAGCGCGTAAGGGCTTGGCCGAAGGCGGCATCCCGATCGGGGCAGCGGTTTTCACGCAGGGTGGCAAGCTACTGGGTGCCGGCCACAACCGCCGTGTGCAGGAAAACGACCCTTCGGTGCACGCCGAGACCGACGCCTTTCGCAAAGCCGGGCGGCAGACCAGCTACCGCGACAAGATCATGGTGACCACGCTCGCGCCATGCTGGTATTGCAGCGGGTTGATACGGCAATTCAGGATCGGTACCGTGGTGG
The genomic region above belongs to Candidatus Anoxymicrobium japonicum and contains:
- a CDS encoding tRNA-specific adenosine deaminase, giving the protein MNNPDYQAMLQVAIEEARKGLAEGGIPIGAAVFTQGGKLLGAGHNRRVQENDPSVHAETDAFRKAGRQTSYRDKIMVTTLAPCWYCSGLIRQFRIGTVVVGEAQNFDGGLDWLRENGVKVVVLDSPACKAMMTDFIEHNPALWNEDIGEE